Within Longimicrobium sp., the genomic segment ATCCTGGTGGACCTCCTGGCGGATGCGGACCGCGGCGTACGGCGAGCCGCGCTGCACGGCCTGGCGTCGCTCAAGGACCCGGCGGCGATCCCGTTCCTCACGCGCTTCCTCAACGACAGCTCCGACGACGACCTGCAGCTCGGCGCCATCGCCGCGCTGGGCCGCACGGGCTCGGCGGAAGCGCTGCCGCCGCTGCTGGCCATCGTGAACCGGCGCCAGCTCTTCGGCGGCCGCAAGGCGAAGGCGCTCAAGCTCGGCGCCATCGAGGCGATCGGCCTCACCGGCGTCCCGGCCGCCCGCGACGTCCTCGCCTCCATCACCACCGGCTCCGACGCCGACCTCGCCGCCGAAGCCCGCCGCATCCTCGCCACCCTCGCCTGACCTCTTCCGTCGTCCCGCTCCAACCATCCATACCAGAGCAGGGGATCGAACCCCCTGATCCGCGCCCAGTGGAGAATCAACCGACTTCTCCACGGTTCTCCACGATCTAAGTTTACATAATGTGTATTATACGAAGTAGCGGCTTATGGCGGCGGAGGCGTGTTTGGGGCTTCCTCAGCCCTCAAATCGGCCTCGCGCGCGTGAAACATCCTTCCAGTGCGGACTTACTTCCAGAATCGCGCTGTAAGCCACGCGGACGGCAGCGAAGATCATGTGTGCCGCCGCGCACGCGGATCGTGTCCTGGAGAGGCGCCTGCGCGATCGCGCGAATCGAGCGGGAGGGTCGTAAGCGCCTCAGGTGGCGGAGCCGGGCTCCTCGCGTGAGCGGCCTCGGTCGGCGAATTCCTTCACCGCGATGGGAAGCGGCCAGCGAGCGCCTTCCGCTGGCCACACCGCACCTGTACGCGGCCCACGCTTCAGCACCACCAGGACGGCCGGGCCGGGGGTGCGCATTTGCGGCAGTACGGTTACCGCCTCGGCTGCGTGTAGATACTGCACCGATTCGACGTCGGCGACTTCGATTTTCCGGAGGTACTCGATGTCGCCTCGGTGGACCCCGTCGACGAACACCTGCGGGGTGGCCAGGGCCTCACCCGTAACGTCGATGGTGGGCCGCCCCCGCACCCAGGCGGCGCGGAGGGTGCTGAGTGCTTCATAGAGGTCGCCATATCCACGTCCCTCCATCTCCTGCGCGGTGAGGACCCGCCCGCCGCCCCTAGCGGTCGGCTGATCTCCGGCGGTTGCGCCTCCTCCGCCGCAAGCCATCACGAACCCGACGAGCAGAAGGAGGACGATCCGCGGTTGTGTCATGGCTGGACTCCGATCTGGAGGGAGGGGCCTGCATCGCTGGGCAAAGATACGCGGTGCGCGGCAAGAAACGTGACCTTCGCAGATCGTACGGATCGATGCAAGCGCAAACCCCCTCCCCCGGGCGGTTTCGGGGGAGGGGGATGCGCCGCGGAGCGGCGCTGGGGGTGGGGCCTCAGTTCGTCCTGTACCTTCTGCTCACCTCGTCCAGCCGCTTGCGCTCGTCGTCGGTCAGGGAGCCGAGGCCCTGGGCGGAGATCTTGTCGAGGATGCGGTCCACGTCGTCCAGCAGCTCGCGCTCGGCGCGGTGGGCGGGGGCGCTGGGGTGCGGGGTGACGGGCGTGGAGGCGACCGGCTGCGGGCCGGAGCGCTTCTTCCCCACCCACGCCGCCAGCGCGTTCTCCTTCTTCTTGCGCTTGCTGGGGCGCGCCGGCACCTCGCCCCACTCGCTGGGCGCCCAGGGGCTCTTCAAGTAAATGAAGGCCGCCACGAAGCCGCCCAGGTGCGCCAGGTGCGCAACGCCGTCGCCGGGGCCCGAGCCGGCGGAGTTGAGCAGGCTGATGACCGCCAACCCGATCGCGAGGTACTTCACCTTCACCGGGATCACGCCGAACAGGTAGATCTGCGCGTCGGGCCAGATCAGCGCCCAGGCCAGCAGCAGGCCGTTCACCGCGGCCGAGGCGCCCAGCACGCTCCCCGAGACGAAGAGCGAGAAGATCGCCCCGCCCAGCGCCGCCACCAGGTAGAAGCGCAGGAAGGCGCGGCCGCCCCAACGGTCCTCCAGCGGCGGGCCCAGGAAGAAGAGGCCCACCATGTTGAAGAGGTAGTGCAGGACCTCCGCGTGCGTGAACGCGTACGTGACCACCGTCCAGGGGCGCGTGAGGAGGCGGTCCCGGTCGAGTACGAGGTAGTCCAGCACGACGGAGCCCGCGCTCGTCTTGCCCAGCAGGAGCACGACGATGAAGATCGCGGTGTT encodes:
- a CDS encoding rhomboid family intramembrane serine protease: MAYRSSYDSPFRSSVTPWVAKLLIANTAIFIVVLLLGKTSAGSVVLDYLVLDRDRLLTRPWTVVTYAFTHAEVLHYLFNMVGLFFLGPPLEDRWGGRAFLRFYLVAALGGAIFSLFVSGSVLGASAAVNGLLLAWALIWPDAQIYLFGVIPVKVKYLAIGLAVISLLNSAGSGPGDGVAHLAHLGGFVAAFIYLKSPWAPSEWGEVPARPSKRKKKENALAAWVGKKRSGPQPVASTPVTPHPSAPAHRAERELLDDVDRILDKISAQGLGSLTDDERKRLDEVSRRYRTN